The window CCCTGGCGTCACGGGATCGGGTACGGCTTCTTGTTGACCGTCACGAGGCCCATGAGGTCGATGTTGATGGCCCGCATGCCCACCTGGCCGATGGTGTTGACCTGCACGGCGCCGCCCGCGCTGAGCATCGCGGAACCGACCGCCTTGAGGTTGAGGGCACCCATCGCGTCCACGGTCACCGCTCCGGCGAGCGACTTGAGGTTGACGATTCCGCGGCCCTGGAGGGTGAGCGGCCCGCCGCTCTTGATGCTGATGCTGGTCCGGGCGCTCAACGAGAGACTGGTGCCCGCGTCGATGGACACCGCGGTACCGCCCGTGATGCTGACGGCGCCCTTGCTGTCCACGGTGATCTCGGTCTTGGTGCGGTCGAGGTTGATGATCAGCCGGTCGTTGCCGCTGGCCACCCGGACGCCCTGCTTGCGGGCGCCGGTCTGCTGGCTGAGCAGGTCCACCCGGTTGCCGTCCCGGTCGGACAGGGTGTGCCGGATCGCCTTCTTCTTGAGCGGGTCGTGCAGCGGCACGTCCTTCACGACGGTCGGCTTGTCGATGCCGTTGTAGAGGCTGCCGATGACGAAGGGGTGGTCGAGCGCGCCCCGGTCGAAGCCGACCAGTACCTCGTCGCCGACGTCCAGCGGGAAGACCCCGCCGCCCACCTTCCCGCCCAGCTGCACGGACCGCGTCCAGTCGCTGACGTACGCGTCGTCCAGCCACGGGAACTGCAGCTTCACCCGGCCCTGCTTGAGCGGGTCCTGCACGTCGGTGACGAGCGCGTTGGCCACGCTCGGCAGCCGGGGCGCCGTGGCGCCGCCGCCGGACGTCAGCCCGAACAGGGAGCGCCACTGCCGGCCGGTCACGTTCACCAGCGTCTCGTAGTGGCTGCCCGCGCCGAAGGTGTGCCGTACGGAGGTGACGGTGTACTTGCCCTCGAAGGGGACGCCCACGTCGGTGAGCGCGATGGCCACGCCGGGGCGCAGCACGGGATTGCCGCGCACCGTCACCTCCAGCTCGGCGAATGACGAGGTGAGCTCGTCCGCGAGGGAGGCCGCGGCGAACTTGACCTCGGGCCGGCCGTCGTACGGGGTGTCGGTCTCGACCAGCTTGGCGGCCTTGAAGGCGTTGGCCGCCTTCTGCGGGGTGGTGCCTATGGAGAAGGCGGGGTTGGTGCCCGCCTTCTTGAGTTCGACGACCTTCTTCTTGGTCTTGACGTCCCAGCCGCGCGCCTCGACCTTGTCGACCTGGTCGGCGGCGGTGACGGCGGCCCGGCAGCGCATTACGTCGACGCGGCCGCTCAGCACCCGGGGATTCGGATCCTCGGGGGAGGTCGACAGAGGTGCCTTGGACGCCGGGTCCGGCTCACCGAACTCGAACTTCCCCTTGGCGTCCAGCGACATCACCATCTCGTTCTCGTCGGCGAGCCGCGCCAGGAAGTCCCAGTCGGTCACGTTGGACTGCGAGATGAACTCGTAGAGCGTCTTGGTGGCCGAGATCTTCCCGACGGCGATGCCGTTCATCCCGGCCAGTTTGCGGGCGATGTCGGCGCCGGTCATGTTGCGGTACGCGGCCACCCTGCGCACCCGCATCAGACGGTGCCCCGGGTCGTACCCGCGGATGACGGCGAACGTGCCGGTGCCGTCGTAGTCGGCCTCCATGCCGGTGACCTCGCCGGTGAGCAGCGGGGACGAGACGCCCTGGCCGTCGGCGACGGGCGCGATGACCACCTTGGAGCCGAACCGGACGTTCAGTTTGCCGAGTAGGTCCCGGTCCGGGTCGCGGAAGGTGAGCCGGAACTCGCCGGGCACCCCGGCCCCGAGGTCGACCCAGCCGCCGACGAGCAGGTTGATGTAGTCGGCCGGGATCTTCTTGCTGTCGAGAGTGACGTGGATGATGTTGGAGTAGGACGTCTTCGCCATCAGAAACGCACCTCCTCCGCGGCCGGGAGGACGAGTTCGATGCCGGTGGGCAGCCGCGAGGGGTCGTCGATGCCGTTGCTCTCGGCGATCGCGCGCCAGGCGGACGCGTTGCCGTACTCGCGCCAGGCCAGTGACTGCAGGGAGTCGCCCGCGACGACCCGGTGCACCCGCTGCGCGGTCAGCGCGCCCGAGGTCGGGTTCTGGCCCTTGGTCTTGCTGGGGATCTCGTGCAGCGCCACCTGGCAGGTGGCCCGGATCGGTACACCCGTCGTGCCGAACAGCGAGTAGGTGACGTCCACGGATTCCACGTACGAGGTGAAGCGGGCCGTGGAGAACGAGCCCCACTGGAACACCACCCAGGGCGGCGAGGGCTGCTTCGCGGCGATGCTCTTGGCCGTCACCTCGCAGCAGTCCAGCAGGGCCTCCACGTTCTTCAGCACCACGTTGCTGGTCGGCTTGGTGGACGTGTCCAGGAAGATCTCGACCGTCATCTGGCGCGGCTCGGGACCCATGAACTCCGGGACCGTGCCGTTGCGTACGGCCGCGGCCGGTGTGGACTTCCACTGGGCGCGCCGGGTCAGCTGCAACTGCGCCGGGTTGAAGTCGAATTTGAACGTCTTGATCAGACCGCCCGGGGTGGTGCTGGAGCCGACGGGCGGTTCGTGGATGGCGAGTGTGGCGCGTACGAGGCTCTTGCCCGCGCCGCCCCTGCTTCCCTTGGCCATGTGGTGTCCCTCCCCTTCAGTCCGTGAACCCGTGGTGGGTGATCTCCAGGACCTCGGTGGCCACGGCCGGGTTGGCCGGGTCCAGGGAGGGGCCCTGCCAGCTCACCGGCAGCACGTCGATCAGGCCCCAGTGCGCCACCTCCGAACCGTCCGCGCGCAGGGCGGCGATCTGCGCGGTCGGCCGCTTGATGCCCGTGGCCACGGAGGAGATCCAGGCCGCGACCTTGGTGGTGTCGGGGGTCAGCGGCCGGGTCAGCCGGATGTTGGAGTGGGTGACCCGCGAGGGAAGCTGCCAGACGAACCCGTTGTTGCCGCCCTCCTGGCGTTGCTCGATCTCCACCGCGGACGAGAGCCCTTCGCACCCGTTGAAGTACCCGAGGCTCTCGCCGTCGATGGTCAGGGTGAAGAAGATGGTGGAGCCCGGGTCGAGATCGCGGGGCATCGGAGGCGGCCTTTCTGCGGACGTCGGTCGTGCGGGTCGTGCGGGTCGTGCGGTTCGGGCGGTGGTGCTCGTGGGTGTCACGCCGGGTGCGGGATCCGGGCGCTCAGCGACGGGGGTCGCGGAGCTTGCCGATCCGCTCCCGGTCGAGCCGCAGTTCGGTACGGATCAGCCGGGTGATGCGGCCGATCAGCCGGTGCGTCAGCTCGTCGAGCTGGAAGTCGGTCAGGGAACGGGGGTCGAACTGGCCCTTGGCGACCGCGGTGTACTCGGGCGGGGGTTCACCGGAGTCGTACGCCGGTGGCGGATCGCCGGTCGAGCCGGACCCGGACGAGCCGCGCGACGAGGTGCCGTGGGCGGTGACGTTCGAGACGGCGGTGGTGGTCCTGGCGGGCGTCGGCATGGGCGGACCGCTCGGGTTCCGCTGCACGGGGACGGGCGGACGGGCGGACCCGGCCGAGGGCGCGGGGGCCGAGGCCGGGGCGACGGCGGTTCCGGGTGCCTTGGACGGCCCGGGCGGCGTCGGGGTGATGGCGTGCCGCTGCACGACTGCCGGAGCCCGCAGGGCGGCCGGCCGCGAGGGCGCCTGCGGAGCCGTCGGCGGGGCGCCCGCGGACGGTACGGGACCGGAGGGGGGCTTGGACGCCGAGAGGAGCGGCACGGCCCGCCCCGCGGGGGTGCCGCGGACCGCGGTCGCACGCTGCACCGCCGGTCCCGCGCCCTGTGGTCCGGGCCTGTTCGCGGGCGCCGGGCGCCGCAGCGGGACGGCGACCGGTGATGCCGGGCGGGCGGCGGGAGGCGCCGCGGGCGTCAGGGCCGGGGCGAGGGCGCGAGCGGGGGTCAGACCACGCACCGGATCGTCCGCGGCCGGCACAACCGGGCTTGTTGCCGTCCGCTGCACCGCGGGCCCGGGCCGGGACGCGGACACCGGGGCGGCCGCGGGCGCCTGCCCGTGCCCGCCGCCCTCGGTCAGGGGGCCCGCACCGGAGGGGATCGGCCTGGTGGGGACCGCCATGGCCCGCTGTACGGCAGGGCCGCCGTCGGCCGGGACCCGCAGCGGCACGACCGGAGGCCGGTCGAGTCGCGACACCGGTGCTGATGCCGGTGCCGGTGCATGTGCTCGTACGGGAGTCGGCGCGGGAGCCGGAGTGCCGTGGACCGGGGCCGCCGGTACGGGCGTACGGTCCGGTGCCCCGCCCCGGTGAGCCGTCGTCGCACGCTGGACGGAAGGCGGTCCGGCCGGGCCCGGACTGCCGGAAGCGGCGGGCCCGGAGAGGGGCACCGCGTCCGAGGGCGGGGCGGAGAGGGGAGCCCCGAGCAGGGGGCGCTGCCGAGGGGCCGTGGCCGCACGCTGGACCGGCGTGTGCGAGGGGACGGCCGGGCCGCCGGCCGCCGGAGTGGGAGGCGCCGGAGGTGCGGCCGCGGCACGGGGTCCTCCTGCCGGGCCCGCTGGTTCGGCCGGGCCTGTGCGCTGAGCAGAGGGCGTCGACGGTGCGGCCGGGGAGTGGCTCGGCCGCACCGAGGTGTTCGCGGGCGGCGGTGTGGTGGCCGGGGGAGGGGTGGCCGGCCCGGGGCGGGCCC of the Streptomyces aurantiacus genome contains:
- a CDS encoding VgrG-related protein, which codes for MAKTSYSNIIHVTLDSKKIPADYINLLVGGWVDLGAGVPGEFRLTFRDPDRDLLGKLNVRFGSKVVIAPVADGQGVSSPLLTGEVTGMEADYDGTGTFAVIRGYDPGHRLMRVRRVAAYRNMTGADIARKLAGMNGIAVGKISATKTLYEFISQSNVTDWDFLARLADENEMVMSLDAKGKFEFGEPDPASKAPLSTSPEDPNPRVLSGRVDVMRCRAAVTAADQVDKVEARGWDVKTKKKVVELKKAGTNPAFSIGTTPQKAANAFKAAKLVETDTPYDGRPEVKFAAASLADELTSSFAELEVTVRGNPVLRPGVAIALTDVGVPFEGKYTVTSVRHTFGAGSHYETLVNVTGRQWRSLFGLTSGGGATAPRLPSVANALVTDVQDPLKQGRVKLQFPWLDDAYVSDWTRSVQLGGKVGGGVFPLDVGDEVLVGFDRGALDHPFVIGSLYNGIDKPTVVKDVPLHDPLKKKAIRHTLSDRDGNRVDLLSQQTGARKQGVRVASGNDRLIINLDRTKTEITVDSKGAVSITGGTAVSIDAGTSLSLSARTSISIKSGGPLTLQGRGIVNLKSLAGAVTVDAMGALNLKAVGSAMLSAGGAVQVNTIGQVGMRAINIDLMGLVTVNKKPYPIP
- a CDS encoding CIS tube protein, translating into MAKGSRGGAGKSLVRATLAIHEPPVGSSTTPGGLIKTFKFDFNPAQLQLTRRAQWKSTPAAAVRNGTVPEFMGPEPRQMTVEIFLDTSTKPTSNVVLKNVEALLDCCEVTAKSIAAKQPSPPWVVFQWGSFSTARFTSYVESVDVTYSLFGTTGVPIRATCQVALHEIPSKTKGQNPTSGALTAQRVHRVVAGDSLQSLAWREYGNASAWRAIAESNGIDDPSRLPTGIELVLPAAEEVRF
- a CDS encoding phage tail protein is translated as MPRDLDPGSTIFFTLTIDGESLGYFNGCEGLSSAVEIEQRQEGGNNGFVWQLPSRVTHSNIRLTRPLTPDTTKVAAWISSVATGIKRPTAQIAALRADGSEVAHWGLIDVLPVSWQGPSLDPANPAVATEVLEITHHGFTD